From Drosophila virilis strain 15010-1051.87 chromosome X, Dvir_AGI_RSII-ME, whole genome shotgun sequence, the proteins below share one genomic window:
- the LOC6633368 gene encoding uncharacterized protein isoform X2: MENININDVSIATLKSWLALLNLPTEGTKTELMARLNKVPVDIRDDAAKELEVQRNKEQTIEAQNELQNIMQQQRDEIANGAEMLKLMRLEIEASRKFLEEFQVTVNRNSHIGGSDGGEQESEVGDLLQLEDGHTEERPRSTDGNAGAADYTGTDGNAGAADHAGAAGNAGAAGRIDESGNAVGGNLNNCIQTGAMMLAKEILLEFTGESEVRKWVMQFFNVAKIYRLNDMQQHLLCISKLKGGALKWLHADPMRIIAPIDEMLNQLVLAFGGGFSKSELRQKFEDRVWKPDEVFATYFSEKSILAQDINIDVEELMEGIIRGIPCENLRTQASMHCFTNPAQILRAFAAIKLPIKRVRNHVVKQTAQEAQADKQQRCYNCNVKGHWAKDCLKPKREAGSCYACGSKDHLIAGCPNKKMPYRLWQPYFIFKGKVCAIKSKAYARCKFVCRFK, from the exons atggaaaatataaatataaatgacgtgtcaatagcgacattgaaaagttggttggcattactaaatttgccaacagagggtaccaaaactgagctgatggcgagattaaataaggtaccagtggatatccgagacgatgctgcaaaggaacttgaagttcaacgtaacaaggaacagacaattgaggctcaaaatgagttgcaaaacataatgcaacaacagcgtgacgaaatagcaaatggcgccgagatgctgaaattgatgcgtctcgaaattgaagcgtctcgaaaattcctagaagaatttcaagtaacggtgaaccgcaactcgcacatcggcgggagcgacgggggagagcaagaaagtgaagtcggcgatttattgcagctagaggatggtcacactgaagaaagaccacggtcgacggatggcaacgctggtgcagctgattacactggaacggatggcaacgctggtgcagctgatcacgctggtgcagcgggcaacgctggggcagctggaaggatcgacgaaagtggcaacgctgtcggaggcaacttaaataattgcatccaaactggagcgatgatgttagccaaggaaattttattagaatttactggagaaagtgaggtgcgtaaatgggtaatgcaattcttcaatgtggccaagatctacagactaaatgatatgcaacagcacttgctttgtataagcaaattgaaaggcggtgctttgaagtggttgcatgcagaccctatgcgcatcattgctccgattgacgagatgctaaatcaattggttttggccttcgggggaggattttcgaagtcggaactacgacagaagttcgaggatcgggtttggaaaccagatgaggtgttcgccacatattttagcgaaaaaagcatattggcacaggacatcaacattgatgtagaggagttaatggagggtattattcgaggcataccttgcgaaaacttgcgcactcaagctagtatgcattgctttaccaatccggctcaaattttacgtgcgtttgcagctataaagttgccaattaaacgggtacgaaaccatgtagtgaaacaaactgcacaggaagcacaggcggacaaacaacaacgttgctacaattgcaatgttaagggccattgggccaaagattgtttaaagcccaaacgggaggcaggatcttgctatgcgtgcggctcaaaggatcatttaatagcaggatgtccaaataaaaa aatgccttatagactctggcagccctatttcatttttaaaggaaaagtttgtgccattaaaagtaaagcgtatgccagatgcaaattcgtatgtaggtttaaatga
- the LOC6633368 gene encoding uncharacterized protein isoform X4 — protein sequence MENININDVSIATLKSWLALLNLPTEGTKTELMARLNKVPVDIRDDAAKELEVQRNKEQTIEAQNELQNIMQQQRDEIANGAEMLKLMRLEIEASRKFLEEFQVTVNRNSHIGGSDGGEQESEVGDLLQLEDGHTEERPRSTDGNAGAADYTGTDGNAGAADHAGAAGNAGAAGRIDESGNAVGGNLNNCIQTGAMMLAKEILLEFTGESEVRKWVMQFFNVAKIYRLNDMQQHLLCISKLKGGALKWLHADPMRIIAPIDEMLNQLVLAFGGGFSKSELRQKFEDRVWKPDEVFATYFSEKSILAQDINIDVEELMEGIIRGIPCENLRTQASMHCFTNPAQILRAFAAIKLPIKRVRNHVVKQTAQEAQADKQQRCYNCNVKGHWAKDCLKPKREAGSCYACGSKDHLIAGCPNKKYDMENKYTLAALFHF from the exons atggaaaatataaatataaatgacgtgtcaatagcgacattgaaaagttggttggcattactaaatttgccaacagagggtaccaaaactgagctgatggcgagattaaataaggtaccagtggatatccgagacgatgctgcaaaggaacttgaagttcaacgtaacaaggaacagacaattgaggctcaaaatgagttgcaaaacataatgcaacaacagcgtgacgaaatagcaaatggcgccgagatgctgaaattgatgcgtctcgaaattgaagcgtctcgaaaattcctagaagaatttcaagtaacggtgaaccgcaactcgcacatcggcgggagcgacgggggagagcaagaaagtgaagtcggcgatttattgcagctagaggatggtcacactgaagaaagaccacggtcgacggatggcaacgctggtgcagctgattacactggaacggatggcaacgctggtgcagctgatcacgctggtgcagcgggcaacgctggggcagctggaaggatcgacgaaagtggcaacgctgtcggaggcaacttaaataattgcatccaaactggagcgatgatgttagccaaggaaattttattagaatttactggagaaagtgaggtgcgtaaatgggtaatgcaattcttcaatgtggccaagatctacagactaaatgatatgcaacagcacttgctttgtataagcaaattgaaaggcggtgctttgaagtggttgcatgcagaccctatgcgcatcattgctccgattgacgagatgctaaatcaattggttttggccttcgggggaggattttcgaagtcggaactacgacagaagttcgaggatcgggtttggaaaccagatgaggtgttcgccacatattttagcgaaaaaagcatattggcacaggacatcaacattgatgtagaggagttaatggagggtattattcgaggcataccttgcgaaaacttgcgcactcaagctagtatgcattgctttaccaatccggctcaaattttacgtgcgtttgcagctataaagttgccaattaaacgggtacgaaaccatgtagtgaaacaaactgcacaggaagcacaggcggacaaacaacaacgttgctacaattgcaatgttaagggccattgggccaaagattgtttaaagcccaaacgggaggcaggatcttgctatgcgtgcggctcaaaggatcatttaatagcaggatgtccaaataaaaagtatgatatggaaaacaaatat actctggcagccctatttcatttttaa
- the LOC6633368 gene encoding uncharacterized protein isoform X5 — protein sequence MENININDVSIATLKSWLALLNLPTEGTKTELMARLNKVPVDIRDDAAKELEVQRNKEQTIEAQNELQNIMQQQRDEIANGAEMLKLMRLEIEASRKFLEEFQVTVNRNSHIGGSDGGEQESEVGDLLQLEDGHTEERPRSTDGNAGAADYTGTDGNAGAADHAGAAGNAGAAGRIDESGNAVGGNLNNCIQTGAMMLAKEILLEFTGESEVRKWVMQFFNVAKIYRLNDMQQHLLCISKLKGGALKWLHADPMRIIAPIDEMLNQLVLAFGGGFSKSELRQKFEDRVWKPDEVFATYFSEKSILAQDINIDVEELMEGIIRGIPCENLRTQASMHCFTNPAQILRAFAAIKLPIKRVRNHVVKQTAQEAQADKQQRCYNCNVKGHWAKDCLKPKREAGSCYACGSKDHLIAGCPNKKYDMENKYNAL from the exons atggaaaatataaatataaatgacgtgtcaatagcgacattgaaaagttggttggcattactaaatttgccaacagagggtaccaaaactgagctgatggcgagattaaataaggtaccagtggatatccgagacgatgctgcaaaggaacttgaagttcaacgtaacaaggaacagacaattgaggctcaaaatgagttgcaaaacataatgcaacaacagcgtgacgaaatagcaaatggcgccgagatgctgaaattgatgcgtctcgaaattgaagcgtctcgaaaattcctagaagaatttcaagtaacggtgaaccgcaactcgcacatcggcgggagcgacgggggagagcaagaaagtgaagtcggcgatttattgcagctagaggatggtcacactgaagaaagaccacggtcgacggatggcaacgctggtgcagctgattacactggaacggatggcaacgctggtgcagctgatcacgctggtgcagcgggcaacgctggggcagctggaaggatcgacgaaagtggcaacgctgtcggaggcaacttaaataattgcatccaaactggagcgatgatgttagccaaggaaattttattagaatttactggagaaagtgaggtgcgtaaatgggtaatgcaattcttcaatgtggccaagatctacagactaaatgatatgcaacagcacttgctttgtataagcaaattgaaaggcggtgctttgaagtggttgcatgcagaccctatgcgcatcattgctccgattgacgagatgctaaatcaattggttttggccttcgggggaggattttcgaagtcggaactacgacagaagttcgaggatcgggtttggaaaccagatgaggtgttcgccacatattttagcgaaaaaagcatattggcacaggacatcaacattgatgtagaggagttaatggagggtattattcgaggcataccttgcgaaaacttgcgcactcaagctagtatgcattgctttaccaatccggctcaaattttacgtgcgtttgcagctataaagttgccaattaaacgggtacgaaaccatgtagtgaaacaaactgcacaggaagcacaggcggacaaacaacaacgttgctacaattgcaatgttaagggccattgggccaaagattgtttaaagcccaaacgggaggcaggatcttgctatgcgtgcggctcaaaggatcatttaatagcaggatgtccaaataaaaagtatgatatggaaaacaaatat aatgccttatag
- the LOC6633368 gene encoding uncharacterized protein isoform X6: MENININDVSIATLKSWLALLNLPTEGTKTELMARLNKVPVDIRDDAAKELEVQRNKEQTIEAQNELQNIMQQQRDEIANGAEMLKLMRLEIEASRKFLEEFQVTVNRNSHIGGSDGGEQESEVGDLLQLEDGHTEERPRSTDGNAGAADYTGTDGNAGAADHAGAAGNAGAAGRIDESGNAVGGNLNNCIQTGAMMLAKEILLEFTGESEVRKWVMQFFNVAKIYRLNDMQQHLLCISKLKGGALKWLHADPMRIIAPIDEMLNQLVLAFGGGFSKSELRQKFEDRVWKPDEVFATYFSEKSILAQDINIDVEELMEGIIRGIPCENLRTQASMHCFTNPAQILRAFAAIKLPIKRVRNHVVKQTAQEAQADKQQRCYNCNVKGHWAKDCLKPKREAGSCYACGSKDHLIAGCPNKKYDMENKY; encoded by the coding sequence atggaaaatataaatataaatgacgtgtcaatagcgacattgaaaagttggttggcattactaaatttgccaacagagggtaccaaaactgagctgatggcgagattaaataaggtaccagtggatatccgagacgatgctgcaaaggaacttgaagttcaacgtaacaaggaacagacaattgaggctcaaaatgagttgcaaaacataatgcaacaacagcgtgacgaaatagcaaatggcgccgagatgctgaaattgatgcgtctcgaaattgaagcgtctcgaaaattcctagaagaatttcaagtaacggtgaaccgcaactcgcacatcggcgggagcgacgggggagagcaagaaagtgaagtcggcgatttattgcagctagaggatggtcacactgaagaaagaccacggtcgacggatggcaacgctggtgcagctgattacactggaacggatggcaacgctggtgcagctgatcacgctggtgcagcgggcaacgctggggcagctggaaggatcgacgaaagtggcaacgctgtcggaggcaacttaaataattgcatccaaactggagcgatgatgttagccaaggaaattttattagaatttactggagaaagtgaggtgcgtaaatgggtaatgcaattcttcaatgtggccaagatctacagactaaatgatatgcaacagcacttgctttgtataagcaaattgaaaggcggtgctttgaagtggttgcatgcagaccctatgcgcatcattgctccgattgacgagatgctaaatcaattggttttggccttcgggggaggattttcgaagtcggaactacgacagaagttcgaggatcgggtttggaaaccagatgaggtgttcgccacatattttagcgaaaaaagcatattggcacaggacatcaacattgatgtagaggagttaatggagggtattattcgaggcataccttgcgaaaacttgcgcactcaagctagtatgcattgctttaccaatccggctcaaattttacgtgcgtttgcagctataaagttgccaattaaacgggtacgaaaccatgtagtgaaacaaactgcacaggaagcacaggcggacaaacaacaacgttgctacaattgcaatgttaagggccattgggccaaagattgtttaaagcccaaacgggaggcaggatcttgctatgcgtgcggctcaaaggatcatttaatagcaggatgtccaaataaaaagtatgatatggaaaacaaatat
- the LOC6633368 gene encoding uncharacterized protein isoform X3 produces the protein MENININDVSIATLKSWLALLNLPTEGTKTELMARLNKVPVDIRDDAAKELEVQRNKEQTIEAQNELQNIMQQQRDEIANGAEMLKLMRLEIEASRKFLEEFQVTVNRNSHIGGSDGGEQESEVGDLLQLEDGHTEERPRSTDGNAGAADYTGTDGNAGAADHAGAAGNAGAAGRIDESGNAVGGNLNNCIQTGAMMLAKEILLEFTGESEHLLCISKLKGGALKWLHADPMRIIAPIDEMLNQLVLAFGGGFSKSELRQKFEDRVWKPDEVFATYFSEKSILAQDINIDVEELMEGIIRGIPCENLRTQASMHCFTNPAQILRAFAAIKLPIKRVRNHVVKQTAQEAQADKQQRCYNCNVKGHWAKDCLKPKREAGSCYACGSKDHLIAGCPNKNEYLMDADNWQLSKCKKGATSSNSSSCNTLTHSLKTLEID, from the exons atggaaaatataaatataaatgacgtgtcaatagcgacattgaaaagttggttggcattactaaatttgccaacagagggtaccaaaactgagctgatggcgagattaaataaggtaccagtggatatccgagacgatgctgcaaaggaacttgaagttcaacgtaacaaggaacagacaattgaggctcaaaatgagttgcaaaacataatgcaacaacagcgtgacgaaatagcaaatggcgccgagatgctgaaattgatgcgtctcgaaattgaagcgtctcgaaaattcctagaagaatttcaagtaacggtgaaccgcaactcgcacatcggcgggagcgacgggggagagcaagaaagtgaagtcggcgatttattgcagctagaggatggtcacactgaagaaagaccacggtcgacggatggcaacgctggtgcagctgattacactggaacggatggcaacgctggtgcagctgatcacgctggtgcagcgggcaacgctggggcagctggaaggatcgacgaaagtggcaacgctgtcggaggcaacttaaataattgcatccaaactggagcgatgatgttagccaaggaaattttattagaatttactggagaaagtgag cacttgctttgtataagcaaattgaaaggcggtgctttgaagtggttgcatgcagaccctatgcgcatcattgctccgattgacgagatgctaaatcaattggttttggccttcgggggaggattttcgaagtcggaactacgacagaagttcgaggatcgggtttggaaaccagatgaggtgttcgccacatattttagcgaaaaaagcatattggcacaggacatcaacattgatgtagaggagttaatggagggtattattcgaggcataccttgcgaaaacttgcgcactcaagctagtatgcattgctttaccaatccggctcaaattttacgtgcgtttgcagctataaagttgccaattaaacgggtacgaaaccatgtagtgaaacaaactgcacaggaagcacaggcggacaaacaacaacgttgctacaattgcaatgttaagggccattgggccaaagattgtttaaagcccaaacgggaggcaggatcttgctatgcgtgcggctcaaaggatcatttaatagcaggatgtccaaataaaaa
- the LOC6633368 gene encoding uncharacterized protein isoform X1 → MENININDVSIATLKSWLALLNLPTEGTKTELMARLNKVPVDIRDDAAKELEVQRNKEQTIEAQNELQNIMQQQRDEIANGAEMLKLMRLEIEASRKFLEEFQVTVNRNSHIGGSDGGEQESEVGDLLQLEDGHTEERPRSTDGNAGAADYTGTDGNAGAADHAGAAGNAGAAGRIDESGNAVGGNLNNCIQTGAMMLAKEILLEFTGESEVRKWVMQFFNVAKIYRLNDMQQHLLCISKLKGGALKWLHADPMRIIAPIDEMLNQLVLAFGGGFSKSELRQKFEDRVWKPDEVFATYFSEKSILAQDINIDVEELMEGIIRGIPCENLRTQASMHCFTNPAQILRAFAAIKLPIKRVRNHVVKQTAQEAQADKQQRCYNCNVKGHWAKDCLKPKREAGSCYACGSKDHLIAGCPNKNEYLMDADNWQLSKCKKGATSSNSSSCNTLTHSLKTLEID, encoded by the coding sequence atggaaaatataaatataaatgacgtgtcaatagcgacattgaaaagttggttggcattactaaatttgccaacagagggtaccaaaactgagctgatggcgagattaaataaggtaccagtggatatccgagacgatgctgcaaaggaacttgaagttcaacgtaacaaggaacagacaattgaggctcaaaatgagttgcaaaacataatgcaacaacagcgtgacgaaatagcaaatggcgccgagatgctgaaattgatgcgtctcgaaattgaagcgtctcgaaaattcctagaagaatttcaagtaacggtgaaccgcaactcgcacatcggcgggagcgacgggggagagcaagaaagtgaagtcggcgatttattgcagctagaggatggtcacactgaagaaagaccacggtcgacggatggcaacgctggtgcagctgattacactggaacggatggcaacgctggtgcagctgatcacgctggtgcagcgggcaacgctggggcagctggaaggatcgacgaaagtggcaacgctgtcggaggcaacttaaataattgcatccaaactggagcgatgatgttagccaaggaaattttattagaatttactggagaaagtgaggtgcgtaaatgggtaatgcaattcttcaatgtggccaagatctacagactaaatgatatgcaacagcacttgctttgtataagcaaattgaaaggcggtgctttgaagtggttgcatgcagaccctatgcgcatcattgctccgattgacgagatgctaaatcaattggttttggccttcgggggaggattttcgaagtcggaactacgacagaagttcgaggatcgggtttggaaaccagatgaggtgttcgccacatattttagcgaaaaaagcatattggcacaggacatcaacattgatgtagaggagttaatggagggtattattcgaggcataccttgcgaaaacttgcgcactcaagctagtatgcattgctttaccaatccggctcaaattttacgtgcgtttgcagctataaagttgccaattaaacgggtacgaaaccatgtagtgaaacaaactgcacaggaagcacaggcggacaaacaacaacgttgctacaattgcaatgttaagggccattgggccaaagattgtttaaagcccaaacgggaggcaggatcttgctatgcgtgcggctcaaaggatcatttaatagcaggatgtccaaataaaaa